In a genomic window of Streptomyces koelreuteriae:
- a CDS encoding ABC transporter substrate-binding protein: protein MRDVTHDVPAPHRRTFLKYTGALGAAAAVSASLSACSSGPESTNETGGGDGADRTLTAVIGYGNDGSWDPTQTASAFCMAANNHIYEGLLDTDPISREPYAALATEVPKDPDGTSWKFALRAGATFHDGKPVTADDVVFVFERILDPNTQTLAKGFFASWLKEVRKIDARNVELVLKFPFPDGLSRLTLAKIMPKHVFSQPGGWDEAIKGKAIGSGPYRQTAHHPKSNTTFEAFADYNGPRKPAFRKMNWLTIVDAAPRVAKISGSSAGAQIADNIPYANIGQLESGGLTVAGGAGMNNLFLMFNTKHKPFDDVRVRQALHYAIDTEKMVEVALKGRGKPSSSFLDESNPSYRRAKTVYDYDPDKAKALLKAAGVKGLSIEILAVNVSWIVDCLPTVKSSWDAIGVRTTLSPQETTAVFTKMDQKQDYQVVAAASNPNQFGLDADLIMHYNYGPENLWMQYTRWAGNSVAKALFRDMDRATREPDAAKKTAMVQDYIDVVAEQAVLYPVVHNELMTAWNPERLSGIRPQPYPGINLLQAKWA, encoded by the coding sequence GTGCGCGACGTGACCCACGACGTACCGGCGCCGCACCGCCGGACGTTCCTGAAGTACACCGGCGCGCTGGGCGCGGCCGCCGCCGTCTCCGCGTCGTTGTCGGCCTGTTCGTCGGGGCCGGAGTCCACCAACGAGACGGGCGGGGGCGACGGCGCGGACCGGACGCTCACCGCGGTGATCGGCTACGGCAACGACGGCAGCTGGGACCCGACCCAGACGGCGTCCGCGTTCTGCATGGCCGCCAACAACCACATCTACGAGGGTCTGCTGGACACCGATCCGATCTCCCGCGAGCCGTACGCGGCCCTGGCGACCGAGGTGCCGAAGGACCCGGACGGCACGTCCTGGAAGTTCGCGCTGCGGGCCGGTGCGACGTTCCACGACGGCAAGCCCGTGACCGCCGACGACGTGGTGTTCGTCTTCGAGCGGATCCTCGACCCGAACACCCAGACCCTCGCCAAGGGCTTCTTCGCGAGCTGGCTGAAAGAGGTCCGGAAGATCGACGCGCGGAACGTGGAGCTGGTGCTGAAGTTCCCGTTCCCGGACGGGCTCTCCCGGCTGACGCTCGCCAAGATCATGCCGAAGCACGTGTTCTCCCAGCCGGGCGGCTGGGACGAGGCCATCAAGGGCAAGGCGATCGGCTCGGGGCCGTATCGGCAGACCGCTCACCACCCCAAGTCGAACACGACCTTCGAGGCGTTCGCCGACTACAACGGGCCCCGCAAGCCCGCCTTCCGGAAGATGAACTGGCTGACGATCGTGGACGCCGCGCCCCGCGTCGCGAAGATCTCGGGGTCGAGCGCGGGGGCGCAGATCGCGGACAACATCCCGTACGCCAACATCGGGCAGTTGGAGAGCGGCGGTCTGACGGTCGCCGGCGGGGCCGGGATGAACAACCTGTTCCTGATGTTCAACACGAAGCACAAGCCCTTCGACGACGTACGCGTGCGCCAGGCCCTGCACTACGCCATCGACACCGAGAAGATGGTGGAGGTCGCGCTCAAGGGACGCGGGAAGCCGTCGAGCTCCTTCCTCGACGAGAGCAACCCGTCCTACCGCCGGGCCAAGACGGTCTACGACTACGACCCGGACAAGGCGAAGGCGCTGCTCAAGGCGGCCGGGGTCAAGGGGCTGAGCATCGAGATCCTCGCGGTGAACGTGAGCTGGATCGTGGACTGCCTGCCGACCGTCAAGTCCTCCTGGGACGCGATCGGTGTCCGCACGACCCTGTCACCGCAGGAGACCACGGCCGTCTTCACCAAGATGGACCAGAAGCAGGACTACCAAGTGGTCGCCGCCGCCTCCAACCCCAACCAGTTCGGTCTCGACGCCGATCTGATCATGCATTACAACTACGGGCCCGAGAACCTGTGGATGCAGTACACGCGCTGGGCGGGCAACTCCGTCGCCAAGGCGCTCTTCAGGGACATGGACCGGGCCACCCGGGAGCCCGACGCCGCGAAGAAGACGGCGATGGTCCAGGACTACATCGACGTCGTCGCCGAACAGGCCGTGCTCTACCCGGTCGTCCACAACGAGCTGATGACGGCCTGGAACCCCGAGCGGCTCAGCGGGATAAGGCCACAGCCGTACCCCGGTATCAACCTCCTCCAGGCCAAGTGGGCCTAG
- a CDS encoding FadR/GntR family transcriptional regulator, whose product MRRMSEEPRTSRIQREVVQLILDRRLTAGAPLPTEAELMEALGVSRNSVREALKALQALDIVEIRHGYGTYVGRASLTPLVDGLTFRALARHDDDTGALAEILQVREVLEEGLIRRVAATLTEAELDKLEGVVTRMESAGATARMGSTFPDLDREFHEALYASLGNALVPQLLAAFWTVFRRVSGARGWTDDPTPELTVRRHRDIVTALRARDVEGAQRAMAVHFRGIEARAAEESRGVG is encoded by the coding sequence ATGCGGCGCATGTCCGAGGAGCCCAGGACCAGCCGGATACAGCGCGAAGTCGTCCAGCTCATCCTCGACCGCAGACTCACCGCCGGCGCCCCGCTGCCCACCGAGGCCGAGCTGATGGAGGCCCTCGGTGTCAGCCGCAACTCCGTCCGCGAGGCCCTCAAGGCCCTCCAGGCCCTCGACATCGTCGAGATCAGACACGGCTACGGCACCTATGTCGGCAGGGCGTCCCTCACCCCGCTCGTCGACGGCCTGACCTTCCGGGCCCTGGCCCGGCACGACGACGACACCGGCGCCCTCGCCGAGATCCTCCAGGTCCGGGAGGTGCTGGAGGAGGGCCTGATCCGCCGGGTCGCCGCGACGCTCACCGAGGCGGAACTGGACAAGCTGGAGGGCGTGGTGACCCGTATGGAGTCCGCCGGCGCCACGGCCCGCATGGGCAGCACGTTCCCCGACCTCGACCGCGAGTTCCACGAGGCCCTGTACGCCTCCCTCGGCAACGCCCTCGTCCCCCAGCTCCTCGCCGCCTTCTGGACGGTCTTCCGACGGGTCTCCGGCGCCCGCGGCTGGACCGACGACCCCACCCCCGAGCTCACGGTCCGCCGCCACCGCGACATCGTCACGGCCCTGCGCGCCCGCGACGTGGAGGGCGCGCAGCGGGCGATGGCGGTCCACTTCCGGGGGATCGAGGCGCGGGCGGCGGAGGAGTCGCGGGGGGTGGGCTGA
- a CDS encoding protein-tyrosine phosphatase family protein, whose amino-acid sequence MTDLWSESDTGVLRLPSGRLVRGRGLRNPLDPSAPLPSHGIYLLGKQPPEVPWESAWIRWPDFRLPSDRAAARVVLADAWERAAGERVEIACGGGRGRTGTALACLAVLDGVPGEEAVAYVRRHYDRHAVETPWQRRYVRRFGQ is encoded by the coding sequence GTGACCGATCTGTGGAGTGAGAGTGACACCGGCGTCCTGAGACTGCCGTCCGGCCGGTTGGTGCGCGGGCGAGGCCTCCGCAACCCCTTGGACCCCAGCGCGCCCCTGCCCTCCCACGGCATCTACCTGCTCGGCAAGCAGCCGCCCGAGGTCCCCTGGGAGTCGGCCTGGATCCGCTGGCCCGACTTCCGCCTCCCGTCGGACCGGGCCGCCGCCCGCGTGGTGCTGGCCGACGCCTGGGAGCGGGCCGCCGGGGAGCGCGTGGAGATCGCGTGCGGCGGAGGCCGCGGCCGTACGGGCACGGCGCTGGCCTGCCTCGCCGTACTGGACGGGGTGCCGGGGGAGGAGGCGGTGGCGTATGTGCGGCGGCACTATGACCGGCATGCGGTGGAGACGCCGTGGCAGCGGCGGTATGTGAGGAGGTTCGGGCAGTGA
- a CDS encoding GNAT family N-acetyltransferase produces the protein MESRVLLRTAAEEDLPHIARLDREVFGDAAYPFFVLRQLFDAGFTLVVVDDSEGICAYALALALASEGRGWVLALAVGPRQRGTGLGRELMRETLCHLRSLRVREVLLTVEPANASAIRLYRSLGFTERRGATGHVRDYFGPGEDRLLLSLTL, from the coding sequence ATGGAATCCAGAGTGCTCTTGCGTACCGCCGCTGAAGAGGATCTTCCGCACATCGCGCGACTGGACAGGGAAGTATTCGGGGACGCCGCCTATCCCTTCTTCGTCCTACGCCAGTTGTTCGACGCAGGATTCACTCTCGTCGTCGTGGACGACAGCGAAGGGATCTGTGCGTATGCCCTGGCCCTGGCCCTGGCGAGCGAAGGCAGGGGATGGGTCCTCGCCCTGGCTGTCGGCCCGCGTCAGCGTGGGACGGGGCTGGGGCGCGAGCTGATGCGGGAAACGCTGTGCCACCTGCGGAGCCTGAGGGTCCGGGAGGTTCTGCTGACCGTCGAACCCGCCAACGCCTCCGCGATCAGGCTCTACCGGTCCCTGGGGTTCACGGAGAGGAGAGGGGCGACGGGTCACGTCAGGGACTATTTCGGTCCTGGCGAAGACCGCCTTCTCCTGAGCTTGACTCTGTGA
- a CDS encoding TRM11 family methyltransferase, producing MAYWGCVALIRGGLMAQVVRAYGNPSRLEEYLPDRDEPVDRWFTASNSGNARVIARTIIDLAPAAPSVVIDPFCGAGSSATAARLLGIRFAGAEIDPVLACVSLAKTRCGPSHGADLPRPPDKHDEPQLRCLRLLRELQKEEGGGELSEDQLLADLARAPAPVPGSTVVCGDSTDPANWADLKLPEAEAVMFTSPPFYGDWHGPDVPPPLRAEASDIVSTATNRGRPDARNGPRRGYCDLVVGALQAMESVAVHGTAVVEHEPGDDGTGNRLAVLSERIRDETTADVVEILTTGDFSGTGTLSLVVCRF from the coding sequence TTGGCGTACTGGGGCTGCGTTGCGCTGATACGAGGGGGGCTCATGGCACAGGTGGTCCGTGCGTACGGAAATCCCAGCCGCCTCGAGGAATACCTGCCGGACCGTGACGAGCCGGTCGACCGATGGTTCACCGCTTCCAACAGTGGGAACGCCCGTGTGATCGCCAGAACGATAATCGATCTCGCCCCGGCCGCACCTTCGGTGGTGATCGACCCCTTCTGCGGTGCGGGAAGTTCCGCCACGGCGGCCCGATTGCTCGGTATTCGATTCGCAGGTGCGGAGATCGACCCGGTGCTCGCCTGCGTCAGCCTCGCGAAAACCCGGTGCGGGCCCTCCCATGGCGCCGATCTTCCCCGGCCGCCCGATAAGCACGACGAGCCGCAGCTCCGCTGTCTCCGGCTGCTCCGGGAGTTACAGAAGGAAGAGGGAGGCGGAGAACTGAGCGAGGATCAACTCCTGGCCGACCTCGCCCGCGCCCCGGCGCCGGTTCCCGGCAGCACAGTGGTCTGCGGGGATTCCACCGACCCGGCGAACTGGGCGGACCTGAAGCTTCCCGAAGCGGAGGCGGTGATGTTCACCTCGCCGCCGTTCTACGGCGACTGGCACGGCCCCGATGTGCCGCCGCCCTTGCGCGCCGAGGCGTCCGACATCGTCTCGACGGCGACGAACCGGGGACGCCCCGACGCCCGGAACGGCCCGCGCCGAGGCTACTGCGACCTCGTCGTCGGTGCTCTCCAGGCCATGGAATCGGTCGCGGTGCACGGGACCGCCGTCGTCGAACACGAGCCCGGCGACGACGGCACCGGAAACAGGCTGGCCGTCCTGTCCGAGCGTATCCGGGACGAGACGACGGCCGACGTGGTCGAGATCCTGACGACCGGCGACTTCTCCGGAACCGGCACCCTCTCCCTCGTGGTCTGCCGGTTCTGA
- a CDS encoding pyridoxal phosphate-dependent aminotransferase, protein MAQVSRLDLADGHANHTLHPGTLSALEGAFAAALKEERHGLVHRVEREFLSALGKHTGQRYEAHSSHIVYSASVGVDIMAKYLSVRRYRTGMITPTFDNLPALMAMTGVELVAVPEKRVMPEPDLDELDRLGLDALFLVMPNNPTGTAMDSAAVRRLLEWGAERRVLIVVDASFRLLEPTACVDLIALAEEAGADVVTVDDTGKTVSLQDTKASVLSVTHRLREPVSEVVSHCLLNVSCLDLRLLTTILTMPPDCDEIRRARTLARRNRAVLRELLAECGRTGCLPGTSPGRDSALSVEWLRIGPDRDRVLGRCRDQGLQVLPGQPFFWSTDGAGNPPTGEWVRLALLRDPEEFQRGADIFVSALRTGP, encoded by the coding sequence ATGGCTCAGGTCTCCCGCCTCGACCTCGCCGACGGGCACGCGAACCACACGCTGCATCCGGGAACGCTGAGCGCCCTGGAGGGCGCCTTCGCGGCGGCTCTGAAGGAAGAGCGGCACGGTCTGGTGCACCGCGTCGAGCGTGAATTCCTGTCAGCGCTCGGAAAACACACCGGCCAGCGGTATGAGGCCCACTCGTCACACATCGTCTATTCCGCCTCCGTCGGTGTCGACATCATGGCCAAGTACCTTTCCGTCCGGCGCTACCGGACCGGAATGATCACGCCGACCTTCGACAATCTCCCGGCCCTCATGGCCATGACCGGTGTCGAACTGGTCGCCGTACCCGAGAAACGGGTGATGCCGGAACCCGATCTCGACGAGCTGGACCGGCTGGGTCTCGACGCCCTCTTTCTCGTCATGCCGAACAACCCGACGGGTACGGCCATGGACAGCGCCGCTGTGCGTCGCCTTCTGGAGTGGGGCGCCGAGCGTCGCGTCCTGATCGTCGTGGACGCCTCGTTCCGTCTGCTGGAACCCACGGCCTGTGTCGACCTGATCGCCCTGGCGGAGGAGGCGGGCGCGGACGTGGTCACCGTCGACGACACGGGCAAGACCGTGTCCCTCCAGGACACCAAGGCCAGCGTGCTGTCCGTCACCCACCGGCTGCGGGAACCCGTTTCGGAGGTCGTCAGCCACTGTCTGCTCAATGTGTCCTGCCTCGACCTCCGCCTGCTGACCACCATCCTGACCATGCCGCCCGACTGCGACGAGATACGGCGTGCCCGTACCCTCGCCCGCCGCAACCGCGCCGTCCTGCGCGAGCTGCTGGCGGAATGCGGCCGGACCGGATGCCTGCCGGGCACCTCGCCGGGCCGGGACTCCGCGCTCAGCGTCGAATGGCTGCGCATCGGGCCCGACCGGGACCGGGTGCTGGGCCGGTGCCGTGACCAGGGGCTTCAAGTACTGCCCGGGCAGCCCTTCTTCTGGTCTACGGACGGCGCCGGGAATCCGCCCACCGGAGAGTGGGTGCGCCTGGCGCTGCTGCGTGATCCCGAGGAGTTCCAGCGCGGCGCCGACATCTTCGTCTCGGCCCTGCGGACCGGCCCGTAG
- a CDS encoding NAD(P)-dependent oxidoreductase gives MPEPEILITGTDLVPDPAVEYVRARAYTPRRVRRDDLSEGELIAALDGAAGYLIGGCETPTDKVFESSARLRAVAFVGTDFRLYVPGWRRARALGMEVVGTPGANSQSVAEFTLLLMLTLSRSFASVAAAAEQSHSAPAPVGRTLAGKRLGVIGLGRIGREVARIARLGLGMEVSYTAPRRATETEAELGIRHCPKSQLLRSSDIVSLHRPGPAPGEGPELSAHELALMRPGALLVNTVHPDLVDLPALLAAVADKDLRCAFDGQGDGPAWEALTALGTDRFLAVPTMAYNTADANEAASMAAARAVCDILDGRRAAEGARAGEPE, from the coding sequence ATGCCTGAGCCAGAGATCCTCATCACGGGCACCGACCTCGTGCCCGATCCGGCCGTGGAGTACGTGAGGGCACGCGCCTACACGCCTCGCCGGGTCAGGCGGGACGACCTCTCCGAGGGTGAGCTGATCGCGGCTCTGGACGGGGCCGCCGGCTATCTGATCGGGGGCTGTGAGACGCCCACGGACAAGGTCTTCGAGTCGTCCGCCCGGTTGCGGGCGGTGGCCTTCGTCGGTACCGACTTCCGGCTCTATGTGCCGGGATGGCGTCGGGCCCGGGCGCTGGGTATGGAGGTGGTGGGCACCCCGGGAGCCAACTCGCAGTCCGTGGCCGAGTTCACGCTGCTTCTGATGCTGACGCTGTCACGCTCGTTCGCCTCCGTGGCCGCCGCGGCGGAACAGAGCCACAGCGCCCCGGCCCCGGTCGGCCGCACCCTGGCCGGGAAGCGTCTCGGTGTCATCGGGCTCGGCAGGATCGGGAGGGAGGTGGCCCGGATCGCCCGCCTCGGCCTCGGCATGGAGGTGAGCTACACCGCGCCGCGCCGGGCCACGGAGACCGAGGCGGAACTCGGGATACGGCACTGCCCGAAGTCGCAGCTGCTGCGGTCGAGCGACATCGTGTCGCTGCACCGCCCCGGTCCCGCACCCGGCGAGGGTCCCGAACTCTCGGCACACGAGTTGGCCCTGATGCGGCCCGGCGCCCTGCTCGTGAACACGGTCCACCCGGATCTGGTCGACCTGCCGGCCCTCCTGGCCGCCGTGGCGGACAAGGACCTGCGCTGCGCCTTCGACGGCCAGGGCGACGGGCCCGCGTGGGAGGCCCTGACGGCGCTCGGGACCGATCGCTTCCTGGCCGTACCGACCATGGCCTACAACACGGCGGACGCCAACGAGGCGGCGAGCATGGCAGCGGCCCGGGCGGTGTGCGACATCCTGGACGGACGCCGGGCGGCGGAAGGAGCGCGCGCCGGTGAACCCGAATGA
- a CDS encoding caspase family protein — protein sequence MNPNDPPGTPKPRRLLIATAVAHLPRSPAGDRPGLVSARQKIIDLFTTRLGYTHVSDLGLDPDRNALLDQLERFATAPDRRPDDIVAVYLAGHGQLLGSSPRRHMFFPADCDLARPKQALPTSQIASVLLDDTDIKQLLFLLDTCHAGQGTGDAVAAAVESLRRSPDNDTAGIAFVASAQPAQSALVEAFPELLTAAVDSLATAGEKPEHLSLGSLVAHMNANIKRPPTQSIEWHAAKMLGDVPAFFPNPRRHSRTFEADLAMQQAIEWQAQAVRRETELARRMLVRAKASFGDEGGWWFTGRRRTLTELTDWLRDPDVLRPAVVVTGGPGSGKTAVLGLIAALTNTERHHSVPVHLLELPERAVPRPGSVDVVIYAQALTDEDILNGLAAAARVRAPTVGTLLDALAARDRPFTAIIDALDEAASPDTLTTQLIQPLIRFSNGNLRLLLGTRPHLLRHLQTDVEIVDLDNDTYADRAALTAYARRGLTESQPDSPYATAPPSLVIQVARAVADAAFPSFLVARIVSGTLAVQDVLADPQDPEWSRALPRTADSAMAQDLDERLGPEAERARDLLRPLAYAEGQGLPWEDVWGALASRLSGHSYNDEDLLWLQRSTGRYVVEATESGHSAYRLYHQALAEHLRRDADAREAQRAYVEVLTRLVPRSPYRTLDWPRAHPYTLSHLATHASISGELDELMADPEFLVHAEPTPLLPALERLTTESALRLADLYRTSAGDHRRASPQIRRELLAIDALRFKDRDLARRLSRSTAWRPVWATDSQITRDSQERTGAVNGVACGEADGAPVAVSGGTDGLVRVWDLRTGELRSVLSGHQGAINAVACTHVEGTSVALTGGDDYTVRVWDLSTGESLAVLSGQGGAVNGLACTTVNRVPVAVVGGGDAAVRLWDLTTGDQLASLVGHPGAVNGVTCATVDDVPHAVSVGADGSVRMWDLQDRVERSVFHGHTSWVWAVSSTRVDGVPVAVSGGGGDGHLCVWDLDRRAELSTLSGDTGWVNGVACVIADGRPLAVVGGGDYTVRVWDLASGTPSAVLEGHAGAVNAVAAAVIDGVPMAVTGGADGSVQVWDVRAGTQRWVREQDADEAEEAVPVEDPGPGSTSSSGGFRGHTGWLWSVAHAVVDGSSVALTVGGDGDGAVRMWDARSGAQKAVLTGHTGAVNAVACAMIDGAPAAVVGGGGDYALHLWDLTDRRHETALHGHEDWIWGLDTTTAEGRPIAVTGDASGVIRAWDLRSREQLVSATAHSGVVNAVVCTRLDGRHVCVTVGDDGLLCTWDLFTGRRLSSLQAHSGVARGVACTRVDDRELAVTVGDDGAMRVWDLRTSEEVSVFAGHTGVVNAVVARRVDGVPVAVTVGDDYTVRAWDLRRRAALLCWATPYPARAVSLTKDGDFVVGTGHEVLAFELGTSLFARR from the coding sequence GTGAACCCGAATGACCCGCCGGGCACGCCGAAGCCCCGGAGACTGCTCATCGCCACCGCTGTGGCCCACCTGCCCCGCTCACCCGCCGGTGACCGGCCGGGCCTCGTCAGCGCACGGCAGAAGATCATCGACCTCTTCACCACACGCCTCGGCTACACACACGTCAGCGACCTCGGGCTCGACCCCGACCGGAACGCCCTCCTGGACCAGTTGGAGCGGTTCGCCACGGCCCCGGACCGGCGTCCCGACGACATCGTCGCCGTCTATCTCGCAGGGCACGGCCAACTCCTCGGCTCCTCGCCACGCCGGCACATGTTCTTCCCCGCGGACTGCGACCTCGCCAGACCCAAACAGGCTCTGCCGACCTCCCAGATCGCCTCGGTGCTGCTCGACGACACGGACATCAAGCAACTGCTCTTCCTGCTCGACACCTGTCACGCGGGGCAGGGCACGGGCGATGCCGTGGCCGCGGCCGTGGAGAGCCTGCGCCGCAGCCCGGACAACGACACCGCGGGGATCGCTTTCGTCGCCTCCGCGCAGCCGGCCCAGTCCGCGCTGGTCGAAGCGTTCCCCGAGTTGCTCACCGCGGCAGTGGACAGCCTTGCCACGGCGGGTGAGAAGCCCGAGCACCTCAGTCTGGGCTCGCTCGTCGCCCACATGAACGCGAACATCAAACGGCCACCCACCCAGAGCATCGAGTGGCACGCCGCCAAGATGCTCGGTGACGTGCCCGCCTTCTTCCCGAATCCCCGGCGGCACAGCCGCACGTTCGAAGCGGATCTGGCGATGCAGCAGGCGATCGAATGGCAGGCCCAGGCAGTGCGCCGGGAAACGGAGCTGGCGCGGCGCATGCTGGTCCGTGCCAAGGCCTCCTTCGGAGACGAGGGAGGCTGGTGGTTCACGGGCCGACGGCGAACGCTCACCGAACTCACCGACTGGTTGCGGGACCCCGATGTGCTGCGGCCGGCGGTGGTCGTGACCGGTGGGCCCGGCTCCGGCAAGACAGCGGTCCTCGGCCTCATCGCGGCGCTCACGAACACGGAACGCCACCACAGTGTGCCCGTCCACCTCCTCGAACTGCCGGAACGAGCCGTGCCCCGCCCCGGCTCCGTCGACGTCGTCATCTACGCCCAGGCCCTGACCGACGAGGACATCCTCAACGGGCTCGCGGCCGCGGCACGGGTCAGGGCCCCCACCGTGGGCACCCTGCTGGACGCACTGGCAGCGCGGGACCGGCCCTTCACGGCGATCATCGACGCCCTCGACGAAGCGGCCTCGCCGGACACGCTGACCACACAACTGATCCAGCCGCTCATCCGGTTCAGCAACGGAAACCTGCGGCTGCTCCTCGGCACGCGCCCCCATCTGCTCCGGCATCTGCAGACGGACGTCGAGATCGTCGATCTCGACAACGACACCTACGCCGACCGCGCGGCGCTCACCGCCTACGCCAGGCGCGGACTCACCGAGTCCCAGCCGGACAGCCCCTATGCCACCGCCCCACCCTCCCTGGTGATCCAGGTCGCCCGCGCCGTGGCCGACGCGGCGTTCCCCAGCTTCCTGGTGGCACGCATCGTCTCGGGGACACTCGCCGTACAGGACGTCCTCGCCGACCCCCAGGACCCGGAGTGGTCCCGGGCGCTGCCGCGCACCGCCGACTCGGCCATGGCACAGGACCTGGACGAGCGCCTCGGCCCGGAGGCGGAGCGTGCCCGGGACCTCCTGCGGCCCCTCGCCTACGCCGAGGGGCAGGGCCTGCCATGGGAGGACGTCTGGGGAGCGCTGGCCTCACGCCTGTCCGGGCACAGCTACAACGACGAGGATCTGCTGTGGCTGCAGCGCTCCACGGGCCGCTACGTGGTGGAGGCGACCGAGTCCGGGCACTCGGCCTACCGCCTCTACCACCAGGCCCTGGCCGAGCATCTGCGACGGGACGCCGACGCACGCGAGGCCCAGCGGGCGTATGTCGAGGTGCTCACGCGTCTGGTGCCGCGCAGTCCCTACCGGACCCTCGACTGGCCCCGTGCGCATCCGTACACGCTGAGCCACCTCGCCACCCACGCGTCCATCTCGGGCGAGCTGGACGAACTCATGGCCGACCCCGAGTTCCTCGTCCATGCCGAGCCGACACCCCTGCTGCCCGCGTTGGAGAGGCTGACGACGGAATCCGCGCTCCGGCTGGCCGACCTCTACCGCACCTCCGCCGGCGACCATCGTCGCGCCAGTCCGCAGATCCGCCGGGAACTCCTGGCGATCGACGCGCTGCGCTTCAAGGACCGGGACCTCGCCCGCCGGCTCAGCCGGAGTACCGCCTGGCGGCCGGTGTGGGCCACCGACAGTCAGATCACCCGCGACTCGCAGGAACGGACCGGAGCGGTCAACGGGGTCGCCTGCGGCGAAGCCGACGGCGCTCCCGTCGCCGTCAGCGGCGGCACCGACGGCCTGGTGCGGGTGTGGGATCTGCGTACCGGTGAGCTGCGTTCCGTCCTATCCGGCCATCAGGGAGCCATCAACGCCGTCGCCTGCACCCACGTGGAGGGCACCTCCGTCGCACTGACCGGGGGCGACGACTACACCGTGCGGGTATGGGACCTGTCGACGGGGGAGAGCCTCGCGGTACTCAGCGGCCAGGGCGGTGCGGTCAACGGACTGGCGTGCACGACCGTGAACCGGGTACCGGTCGCGGTCGTCGGCGGCGGCGACGCGGCGGTACGGCTGTGGGATCTCACCACGGGGGATCAACTGGCCTCGCTCGTGGGCCATCCGGGAGCCGTGAACGGAGTCACCTGCGCCACGGTGGACGACGTACCCCACGCGGTCAGTGTGGGAGCCGACGGTTCCGTGCGCATGTGGGATCTGCAGGACCGCGTCGAACGCTCGGTGTTCCACGGCCACACCAGTTGGGTCTGGGCCGTGTCGTCCACCCGCGTCGACGGCGTGCCCGTGGCGGTGTCGGGCGGTGGCGGCGACGGGCACCTGTGCGTGTGGGACCTCGACCGGCGTGCGGAGCTGTCGACGCTCAGCGGTGACACCGGCTGGGTCAACGGAGTGGCCTGTGTGATCGCCGACGGCCGGCCGCTCGCGGTCGTCGGCGGCGGCGACTACACCGTCCGGGTCTGGGACCTGGCGTCGGGCACACCGAGTGCCGTGCTGGAAGGGCACGCAGGAGCCGTCAACGCGGTCGCGGCAGCGGTGATCGACGGTGTGCCCATGGCGGTGACCGGCGGAGCCGACGGCTCGGTCCAGGTCTGGGACGTCCGGGCGGGCACCCAGCGATGGGTGAGGGAACAGGATGCCGATGAAGCGGAAGAAGCCGTACCCGTCGAAGACCCGGGGCCGGGATCGACGTCGTCCTCCGGAGGGTTCCGCGGGCACACGGGCTGGCTGTGGTCCGTGGCCCACGCGGTGGTGGACGGCTCGTCGGTCGCGCTCACCGTGGGCGGCGACGGAGACGGGGCGGTCCGCATGTGGGACGCGCGGTCAGGAGCGCAGAAAGCGGTGCTGACCGGGCACACCGGGGCGGTCAACGCCGTGGCCTGCGCGATGATCGACGGGGCCCCCGCAGCCGTGGTGGGAGGCGGGGGAGACTACGCGCTGCACCTCTGGGACCTCACGGACCGTCGGCACGAGACGGCGCTGCACGGACACGAGGACTGGATCTGGGGCCTGGACACCACCACGGCCGAGGGCCGCCCGATCGCCGTGACCGGCGACGCCTCCGGGGTCATCCGCGCCTGGGATCTGAGATCGAGGGAACAACTCGTCTCCGCCACCGCCCACTCCGGAGTCGTCAACGCAGTCGTCTGCACCCGACTCGACGGCCGCCACGTATGCGTCACCGTCGGTGACGACGGTCTGCTGTGCACCTGGGACCTGTTCACCGGACGTCGACTCTCCTCACTTCAGGCCCATTCCGGCGTGGCTCGCGGAGTCGCCTGCACGCGGGTGGACGACCGGGAGCTCGCGGTCACCGTCGGCGACGACGGAGCCATGCGGGTGTGGGACCTGCGGACCAGCGAGGAGGTCTCCGTCTTCGCCGGACACACCGGCGTGGTGAACGCCGTGGTGGCTCGGCGGGTCGACGGAGTCCCGGTCGCCGTGACCGTGGGCGACGACTACACGGTGCGTGCGTGGGACCTGCGCCGGAGAGCGGCACTGCTGTGCTGGGCCACGCCCTACCCCGCACGGGCCGTCTCACTGACCAAGGACGGGGACTTCGTCGTCGGCACGGGCCACGAGGTCCTCGCATTCGAGTTGGGCACCAGTCTGTTCGCTCGCCGCTAG